The following DNA comes from Palaemon carinicauda isolate YSFRI2023 chromosome 22, ASM3689809v2, whole genome shotgun sequence.
ATGGCACCAAACCTCCGTCTCCTTGGCATGGGAAATCAGCCATGAGGAAATGATAGTTACTATCCAGACCAGCACAGTTCCTGACGGGATCAACCTGTGGTCGTAGCGGGAATGCTGACGGGGTAGAGTTATCAGTGATACAGTCATATTTCCAATACGGGGCCCCCATGTGAACGCTGGTTCCATCATACCATTGCCATAATCCTTCGTGGTCCTCGTCACTCGCTCCCACCCAATAGTGGCTGTGGTCTAGACCTGGAGAGAGATCAAGGGGATAAGtaattcttttgatttttccaAATGTTCTTCAATATTATAATGATTTCTCTTTctttgattttaaaaataaataaagttttggAATTGGTAGTGACATGACTAGTAATTCTCCTGACattaattatttcttaattttcataaCCAACCTCATCAACAAACATTGTCATCTTAGTAATGTTAAGTGTGTTTCATAAAGTGTTATTAAGCACATCTGTTTTTGTTATTTCATATGTCGTTTTAAGAGTGACCAAAAGGACTATTGCTACCTAATTCCTTGATATGATCGATAACGTCTCTCAAGATATTAGCATCGTTCAGGAAGGCGAGATGAGAGCCCTCTCCCAATCTTGAGCAAAAGAGTCTCATATCATACCAACTGCCCGTTACCAGGGGATCCACATACATGCAGCGACCTCCTATTTCCTCGAAAGGCAGGTAACATGCTGGAAAAAAAGGTGGGGGGATATTTTAGGTCACTGTGGGCTGTAAAGGTTTACTATTCAAAGCAGATATGAAT
Coding sequences within:
- the LOC137616513 gene encoding uncharacterized protein gives rise to the protein MNSLRCRLRAIFVIGLLAALAETATTDTILGPITRGSETPSYSDATTEYADTTSTSDSSTSTSDSSTSTSDTSNSTGASTHISSTTISSTSASSSIAPVACYLPFEEIGGRCMYVDPLVTGSWYDMRLFCSRLGEGSHLAFLNDANILRDVIDHIKELGLDHSHYWVGASDEDHEGLWQWYDGTSVHMGAPYWKYDCITDNSTPSAFPLRPQVDPVRNCAGLDSNYHFLMADFPCQGDGGLVPFSPICEGEMRASGSF